The sequence AACTGGTGGGTGACGAGAACAACTTTTTTATAGAAGAGAAAGATATAAAAGTGTTGGTAGCTGGCGACAGGAATTTAAATCCAGTAGGCAAGCCCATAAAAGAGATAAACATCGCAGCATTGGAGAAGATAGTAGCCCGTGATCCCTGGGTAAAAACTGCGAACATCTTTGTGGACAACCAACGAAAGCTCAACGTCAAAGTCGCTCAGCGAGAGCCCGTAGCAAGGATATTTACCTTAGCAGGAAATACTTACTACCTCGACAAAGATGGAGAAAGAATACCGGTATCGGCCCGCTATACAGCAAGAGTACCGGTGTTCACAGATTATCCGTCAGACGCTGCAAAAGTGCAAAAGGCAGACAGCGCATTGACCGCAGGCATCATGGAGATAGGCAGCTTCATACAAAGCGACCCTTTCTGGACTGCACAGGTAGAACAGGTAGTGATCACTCCCCAGCGTGAGTTTGAAATCATACCAACACTGGGCGATCACGTGATACTGTTTGGAGACGGAACCGATGTAACAAAAAAATTTAACAAACTGCTGGCGTTCTATAAAGAGGGGTTAAGTAAAGTAGGATGGAACAATTACGCAAAAATCAATGTTGCATATGAAAACGAAGTAGTTTGCACACGGAGAAGCGGGGAGGAATTATCGAAAAAGCTGGCCGCTGAAGACAGCGCGAAATTAGCCAGCACCGGCGATACACTGGCGAGGATAATGGTGCACGGAAATGATTCAGTGCAACCAGAAGCGGCAAAGCTTGAAGCTTCAATCAGAGTGGTACCAGCCAGAACGACGGCGTCAAAACCAAGAAATTCAAAAGACAAGTCGTCTGGAAAAAAGGAACCAAAGGCAGTGTATAAGCCGGGTAGAAATTAGTAACACAACAAAAAACTATAGAAACGCCATGAATCAGGAAGCTCCTATCATTGTAGGTCTTGATATTGGAACTACAAAGATTGCTGCC is a genomic window of Chitinophaga sp. LS1 containing:
- a CDS encoding cell division protein FtsQ/DivIB, producing the protein MQTKTRRALKRIGSVLLWTAVLTGFVILLVAAVQDKEEGKCRGIVVKLVGDENNFFIEEKDIKVLVAGDRNLNPVGKPIKEINIAALEKIVARDPWVKTANIFVDNQRKLNVKVAQREPVARIFTLAGNTYYLDKDGERIPVSARYTARVPVFTDYPSDAAKVQKADSALTAGIMEIGSFIQSDPFWTAQVEQVVITPQREFEIIPTLGDHVILFGDGTDVTKKFNKLLAFYKEGLSKVGWNNYAKINVAYENEVVCTRRSGEELSKKLAAEDSAKLASTGDTLARIMVHGNDSVQPEAAKLEASIRVVPARTTASKPRNSKDKSSGKKEPKAVYKPGRN